CGATGCGGACGCGGTGCGCGTTTCCTTCCCGAACCGCGCGGGCGAGTTCTCGCCGTGGACGTCGGGTGCCCAGCTCGCCAGCGCTGCGCAGGCGTCGCAGCAGGTGCAACAGCGCCCGCAGACGACGCGGCCGCAGCCGCCGCGTCCCGGAACCGTGACGCAGCCGCAGCGGCCACTCGGCCAGCAGATCACGGTCACGTTCGACCAGGTGCCGGTGCCGGATGTGCTCGCGTCGTTTGCAGCGATCTCGGGCCGCAGCATCATCCCTTCGCCGGACGTGCGCAGCACGCTGATCACGGCGGAGATCGTGAACCAGCCGTGGGACGTGGCGCTCGAGGCGATCCTGGAGGCGAACAACCTCCATCTCCGTGAGCTGGCGAGTGGTGTGCTGATCGTCGAGAGCGGCCGCGCCAGCGCGCTGCGCACCGAGACGGAGCCGCTCGAGTCGCAGCAGTTCGTCATCCAGTACGTGAGTGCGGACTCGCTGCAGAACACGATCACGGGGCTGCTGAGCGACCAGGGCAAGGTCTCGATCAACCGGGCGAACAACGCGATCCTGGTTACGGACACGCGGTCCGCGCTCGATCGGATCGGCCCGATGATCGACCAGCTCGACGTGCGTACGGCGCAGGTCAACATCTCGGCGCGGATCGCGTTCGTGAACCGCACCCAGCTCGAGGCGCTCGGCTTCTCGTATGACCTCAAGGACATGGAGGGCACGCAGCTGGCCGGCCTCGCAAGCAACATCAACCCGAACACGGGTGCCTCCACGGACGACGACCTGATCCTGCTGGACGGCAACTCGATCGCGGCGCTGGGCAACGCTACGAACCGGATCCAGGAGCCGACCCTGCAGCTGGCACTTTCGCTCGTGCTGGGCCGGCACACGCTCGTCTCCTTCATCGAAGCGCTGCGGACGGTGAACCTGACGGACGTGCAGGCGGCACCGGTCGTCACGACGCTG
The sequence above is drawn from the Longimicrobiales bacterium genome and encodes:
- a CDS encoding secretin N-terminal domain-containing protein → MISIIALLTTVLAPATVTELSIVPAAGRTEVVIRVDDDVHTRDFMMDDGRLVLDFEGAETRGARWDRINRGGVRALRVAQFQPGIARVVIELGAPVEYEVTRDADAVRVSFPNRAGEFSPWTSGAQLASAAQASQQVQQRPQTTRPQPPRPGTVTQPQRPLGQQITVTFDQVPVPDVLASFAAISGRSIIPSPDVRSTLITAEIVNQPWDVALEAILEANNLHLRELASGVLIVESGRASALRTETEPLESQQFVIQYVSADSLQNTITGLLSDQGKVSINRANNAILVTDTRSALDRIGPMIDQLDVRTAQVNISARIAFVNRTQLEALGFSYDLKDMEGTQLAGLASNINPNTGASTDDDLILLDGNSIAALGNATNRIQEPTLQLALSLVLGRHTLVSFIEALRTVNLTDVQAAPVVTTLDHRSARVQVGQETPVRVVDLGSQSGGVGAARATVEYKQTGVILNVTPHVTGNMVMLEIQAERSNVAPGLSDAGVVFETSNAQTQVLVENGQTAVIAGLTETQRIQERSGIPILMDLPVLGNLFRSTSNEEVQRDLLIMVTPYIVRD